A single genomic interval of Candidatus Binatia bacterium harbors:
- the ftsZ gene encoding cell division protein FtsZ — protein sequence MIELVDENLNNARIVVVGVGGGGGNAVSTMIRAELHGVDFLSANTDSQAIGTSLAPVKIQLGCSLTKGLGAGANPEVGRKAALEQEDILREELGGADMVFVTAGMGGGTGTGAAPVIARICKDLGALTVGVVTKPFSFEGRRRLRQAEEGIRELRAACDTLIVIPNQRLIEIASRSTTAREAFKKADDVLLHAVRGISQIITEPGTINVDFADVRTIMSEMGMAMMGHGVGYHDSRAVDAATNAISSPLLEDISIHGARGVLVNITASEDFGIQELNEAVDLIQTQAHEDANIIVGLVHDANLEDEVRITVIATGFGERLTDRLQAGRDRGDMLMTTMTAPERSAPPAPQRERPSQYLRGYTGRQPMMDPGIEESFEAGEPEPEAPAQRREPEMGAEPAPRQEEIEFAQVADDDDARVPAYLRRWKQKGQRLMR from the coding sequence ATGATCGAGCTGGTGGATGAAAACCTGAACAACGCCCGCATCGTGGTCGTGGGCGTCGGCGGCGGCGGCGGCAACGCGGTCTCGACGATGATCCGGGCCGAGCTGCACGGCGTGGATTTCCTCTCGGCCAACACCGATTCGCAGGCAATCGGCACGAGCCTGGCGCCCGTCAAGATCCAGCTCGGCTGTTCGCTGACCAAGGGCCTCGGCGCCGGAGCCAACCCCGAAGTGGGCCGCAAGGCGGCCCTCGAGCAGGAGGACATCCTGCGCGAGGAGCTCGGCGGCGCCGACATGGTCTTCGTCACCGCCGGCATGGGCGGCGGCACCGGCACCGGCGCAGCGCCGGTCATTGCCCGCATCTGCAAGGACCTCGGCGCGCTCACGGTGGGCGTCGTCACCAAGCCGTTCTCGTTCGAGGGGCGCCGCCGTCTTCGCCAGGCCGAGGAAGGCATCCGCGAGCTGCGCGCCGCCTGCGACACGCTGATCGTGATCCCGAACCAGCGCCTGATCGAGATCGCGAGCCGCAGCACCACGGCGCGCGAGGCATTCAAGAAAGCGGACGACGTGCTGCTGCATGCGGTGCGCGGCATCTCGCAGATCATCACCGAGCCCGGCACCATCAACGTCGACTTCGCCGACGTGCGCACGATCATGAGCGAGATGGGCATGGCGATGATGGGCCACGGCGTCGGCTACCACGACAGCCGCGCGGTCGATGCCGCGACCAACGCGATCAGCAGCCCGCTGCTCGAGGACATCTCCATCCACGGCGCCCGCGGCGTACTCGTCAACATCACGGCCAGCGAAGACTTCGGCATCCAGGAGCTGAACGAAGCCGTCGACCTCATCCAGACCCAGGCCCACGAAGACGCCAACATCATCGTCGGCCTCGTGCACGACGCGAACCTCGAGGACGAGGTGCGCATCACGGTCATCGCGACCGGTTTCGGCGAGCGCCTGACCGACCGCCTGCAGGCCGGCCGCGACCGCGGCGACATGCTGATGACGACGATGACGGCGCCCGAGCGCAGCGCGCCGCCGGCGCCGCAGCGCGAGCGTCCGTCGCAGTACCTTCGCGGCTACACCGGCCGCCAGCCGATGATGGATCCGGGCATCGAAGAGTCGTTCGAAGCGGGCGAGCCGGAGCCGGAGGCACCTGCCCAGCGCCGCGAGCCCGAGATGGGCGCCGAGCCGGCGCCGCGCCAGGAAGAGATCGAGTTCGCGCAGGTCGCCGACGACGACGACGCGCGCGTGCCGGCGTATCTTCGACGCTGGAAGCAGAAAGGCCAGAGGCTGATGCGCTAG